The following proteins come from a genomic window of Yinghuangia sp. ASG 101:
- a CDS encoding CPBP family intramembrane glutamic endopeptidase, whose amino-acid sequence MITEEPADRAVRADGVRRRIRRDEVLLVLAASLGASAVSALISFVGSVTREGGLAHQPAELNRSAAPGRPWLDLAWQLFGIASALVPVFLVAHFLTRGGESLRDLGVDGRHRWLDLGRGAAVAAVIGGSGLALYLGAHAAGANLTVVPTSLPDVWWRIPVLVLSAIENAALEEVVVLGYLVHRLTQMGWSFRRVLVASSVLRGSYHLYQGIGGFVGNLVMGVIFCVLYRRWGRVMPLLVAHALIDIVAFVGYVLLAGKVSWLPTG is encoded by the coding sequence GTGATCACGGAAGAACCGGCCGATCGGGCCGTGCGCGCGGATGGGGTGCGGCGGCGGATACGGCGCGACGAGGTGCTGCTTGTTCTGGCGGCGTCGCTGGGGGCGTCGGCGGTTTCGGCGCTGATCTCGTTCGTCGGGTCGGTGACGCGGGAAGGCGGGTTGGCGCATCAGCCGGCGGAGTTGAACCGTTCGGCGGCGCCGGGGCGTCCGTGGCTGGATTTGGCGTGGCAGTTGTTCGGCATCGCGTCGGCGCTGGTGCCGGTGTTCTTGGTGGCGCATTTCCTGACGCGCGGTGGTGAGTCGCTGCGTGACCTGGGGGTGGACGGCCGGCACCGGTGGCTGGACCTGGGGCGTGGCGCCGCGGTGGCGGCGGTGATCGGGGGGTCGGGCCTCGCGCTGTATTTGGGGGCGCACGCGGCGGGGGCGAATCTGACGGTGGTGCCGACGTCGCTGCCGGATGTGTGGTGGCGGATTCCGGTTCTGGTGTTGTCGGCGATCGAGAACGCGGCGTTGGAGGAAGTGGTCGTTCTCGGTTATCTGGTGCACCGGCTGACGCAGATGGGCTGGTCGTTTCGGCGTGTGCTGGTGGCGAGTTCGGTGCTGCGCGGGTCGTACCACCTGTATCAGGGGATCGGCGGGTTCGTCGGGAACCTCGTGATGGGGGTGATCTTCTGTGTGCTGTATCGGCGGTGGGGGCGGGTGATGCCGTTGCTGGTGGCGCACGCGTTGATCGACATCGTGGCTTTTGTGGGCTACGTGCTGCTGGCGGGCAAGGTGAGCTGGCTGCCGACGGGTTGA
- a CDS encoding SIP domain-containing protein, which yields MRIRPSARLIAGSDRRSRAATLVAAVGGLDRPDEPGVAYVGGEARTVQAVRAHLVGDRGRPRRSVLVKPFGHRARRAWRSARGVRRGVGAARAATVRGPRPGSRMKCTGTPARPAPPPSSPPGPHHAQDALAPREMTPRQLPCRPRRRPLRFARVCPAGPSRGRHGTLLGTCAHECRGGPAGE from the coding sequence TTGCGGATCCGGCCGAGCGCGCGGCTCATCGCGGGTTCGGACCGACGCAGCCGCGCCGCGACCCTCGTCGCCGCGGTCGGCGGACTCGACCGGCCCGACGAGCCGGGCGTGGCGTACGTCGGCGGCGAGGCGCGCACGGTGCAGGCCGTCCGCGCGCACCTCGTCGGGGACCGCGGCCGGCCCCGCAGGTCGGTCCTCGTCAAGCCGTTCGGACACCGGGCAAGAAGGGCATGGAGGAGCGCCCGCGGGGTCCGCCGAGGGGTCGGCGCGGCGCGAGCGGCCACGGTGCGTGGGCCGCGGCCGGGCTCGCGTATGAAGTGCACCGGCACTCCGGCCCGCCCGGCACCGCCGCCGTCGTCCCCGCCCGGTCCGCACCACGCCCAAGACGCCCTGGCGCCACGGGAGATGACGCCGCGTCAACTCCCGTGCCGGCCGCGCCGCCGCCCGCTCCGGTTCGCGCGGGTGTGTCCGGCGGGTCCGTCGCGGGGGAGGCATGGAACACTGCTGGGGACTTGCGCGCACGAGTGTCGGGGAGGACCAGCCGGTGAGTGA
- a CDS encoding polysaccharide deacetylase family protein — protein sequence MPALPIRSATFQAAVVAIAVFLCGFLVWTASADTVDARPASAAPTPDTTGQPPGPPTPPPPPLLPAEPPSPPAPPTPPVPTTLQSKVGRTDPGKWVALTFDDGPWAGYTTQVLDTLDHHAVKAVFCVVGAQAQARPDLIREIVARGHTLCNHTMTHDTKMPEHSPEEIRSQMQRTLDAIHAAVPDAAVPWYRAPAGNWAPHVQEAAAFLGMRSLGWSVDTLDWKKPGVDKILHTIGQQVTPGGVILLHDGGGDRTMSVEALRRLIPDLLAKGYQFTVPV from the coding sequence GTGCCCGCTCTGCCCATACGCAGCGCGACGTTCCAGGCGGCGGTCGTCGCCATCGCCGTCTTCCTGTGCGGATTCCTGGTCTGGACCGCGAGCGCCGACACCGTCGACGCCCGTCCCGCCAGTGCCGCGCCTACCCCGGACACCACCGGCCAACCGCCCGGCCCGCCCACGCCGCCACCGCCGCCGCTGCTCCCGGCCGAACCGCCCTCGCCTCCCGCGCCGCCCACCCCGCCCGTCCCCACGACGCTCCAGTCCAAGGTCGGACGCACCGACCCGGGCAAATGGGTCGCCCTGACCTTCGACGACGGGCCCTGGGCCGGCTACACCACGCAGGTCCTCGACACCCTGGACCACCACGCCGTCAAGGCCGTGTTCTGCGTCGTCGGCGCCCAGGCCCAGGCCAGGCCCGACCTGATCCGCGAAATCGTCGCGCGCGGCCACACCCTGTGCAACCACACGATGACGCACGACACCAAGATGCCGGAGCACTCCCCCGAGGAGATCCGCTCGCAGATGCAGCGGACCCTCGACGCCATCCACGCCGCCGTACCCGACGCCGCCGTCCCCTGGTACCGCGCACCCGCCGGGAACTGGGCCCCCCACGTCCAAGAGGCAGCCGCGTTCCTCGGCATGCGCTCGCTCGGCTGGAGCGTCGACACCCTCGACTGGAAGAAGCCCGGCGTGGACAAGATCCTCCACACCATCGGCCAACAGGTCACCCCCGGCGGCGTCATCCTCCTCCACGACGGCGGCGGCGACCGCACCATGAGCGTGGAGGCACTGCGGCGCCTCATCCCCGACCTCCTCGCGAAGGGCTACCAGTTCACGGTGCCGGTGTGA
- a CDS encoding PhzF family phenazine biosynthesis protein: MRIFVVDAFSGAAFRGNPAGVCLPEGARASDASWMRAVAAEMRHSETAFLVPAAAGGGADWSLRWFTPEVEVDLCGHATLASAYVLFGAGLARGSVRFATRSGVLTAHERPGGGIALDFPALPPRPVEAPEGLGEMLGVRVAAVAEGGADLVVEVASADEVRAVVPDLAALGRLPYRCVVVTAPGDGDGVDFVSRVFAPAAGIPEDPVTGSAHCVLGPYWAPRVGRSRLTGFQASARGGVVVVESQGDRVTLVGEATLVLRGELTV; this comes from the coding sequence ATGCGGATTTTTGTGGTGGACGCGTTCAGCGGCGCGGCGTTTCGCGGCAACCCGGCGGGGGTGTGCCTGCCGGAGGGGGCGCGGGCGTCGGATGCCTCGTGGATGCGGGCGGTCGCCGCGGAGATGCGGCATTCCGAGACGGCGTTTCTGGTGCCGGCCGCGGCGGGCGGCGGTGCGGACTGGTCGTTGCGCTGGTTCACCCCCGAGGTCGAGGTCGACTTGTGCGGGCACGCGACGCTGGCGAGCGCGTATGTCCTGTTCGGTGCGGGGTTGGCGCGCGGGAGTGTGCGGTTCGCGACGCGGAGCGGGGTGTTGACCGCGCACGAGCGGCCCGGGGGCGGGATCGCGCTGGATTTCCCGGCGTTGCCGCCGCGTCCGGTGGAGGCTCCCGAGGGGCTGGGGGAGATGCTCGGCGTTCGGGTGGCGGCGGTGGCGGAGGGCGGTGCGGATCTGGTCGTGGAGGTGGCGTCGGCGGACGAGGTCCGTGCGGTCGTGCCGGATCTGGCGGCGTTGGGGCGGCTGCCGTACCGCTGTGTGGTGGTCACCGCGCCGGGTGACGGGGACGGCGTGGATTTCGTCTCGCGGGTGTTCGCTCCGGCGGCGGGTATCCCGGAGGACCCGGTGACGGGTTCCGCGCACTGCGTGCTGGGTCCGTATTGGGCGCCGAGGGTGGGCCGTTCGCGGCTGACGGGTTTTCAGGCGTCGGCGCGCGGGGGCGTCGTGGTGGTCGAGTCGCAGGGCGACCGGGTGACCCTGGTCGGGGAGGCGACGTTGGTGCTGCGGGGCGAACTCACGGTCTGA
- a CDS encoding DUF5999 family protein — protein MCQHQPQCPPSDSPDREAAHVIAAHPEQGWSLLCNGVVQFEDTGELLPDGRLIAPHRPRVRLAA, from the coding sequence ATGTGCCAGCACCAACCGCAATGCCCACCGTCCGACAGCCCTGACCGGGAGGCCGCTCACGTCATCGCGGCGCACCCGGAGCAGGGTTGGAGCCTCCTGTGCAACGGCGTTGTCCAGTTCGAGGACACCGGGGAGCTTCTCCCGGACGGCCGGCTGATCGCACCGCACCGGCCCCGCGTACGCCTCGCCGCCTGA
- a CDS encoding glutamate--cysteine ligase: MGEEVDQVTFTRSDRQRYRHKLRLCLETLERLLADGRFESPRKLMGVEIELNLTDADGLPCMANDRVLDRIASPDFQTELGQFNIEVNIPPHRLVGPVFSELAEELRTSLDYADRKAAESGARIVMIGILPTLTDAHMVLENLSHNPRYTLLNDQILMARGEDIQLQIEGVERLETTSTSIVPEAACTSVQLHLQVTPDNFAAVWNAAQSVSGVQVALGANSPFLYGRELWRETRPILFEQSCDTRPEELIAQGVRPLTWFGERWIGSVTDLFAENVRYFPSLLPICDPEDPVAALDRGDIPHLPELRLHNGTIYRWNRPVYDVARGKPHLRVENRVLPAGPTVDDILANAAFYYGVVRSLVEDERPVWERMPFAEAADNFHTGARHGVEAELAWPGLGRVPVTELVLRELLPRAYEGLEAWGIDARERDYYLGIIEGRCVRRTNGAAWQSAVFRHYRDRRGLDRLGALRAMTLRYAELMRGGDPVHMWPVP; this comes from the coding sequence ATGGGGGAAGAGGTCGACCAGGTCACGTTCACGCGGTCGGACCGGCAGCGTTACCGCCACAAGTTGCGGTTGTGCCTGGAGACGTTGGAACGGCTTTTGGCGGACGGGCGGTTCGAGAGTCCGCGCAAGTTGATGGGTGTCGAGATCGAGTTGAATCTGACGGACGCGGACGGGTTGCCGTGCATGGCGAACGACCGGGTGCTGGATCGGATCGCGAGCCCGGATTTCCAGACGGAGTTGGGTCAGTTCAACATCGAGGTGAACATCCCGCCGCACCGTCTGGTGGGGCCGGTGTTCTCGGAGTTGGCCGAGGAGTTGCGCACGAGCCTCGATTACGCGGACCGCAAGGCGGCCGAGTCGGGGGCGCGGATCGTGATGATCGGGATCCTGCCGACGCTGACGGACGCGCACATGGTGTTGGAGAACCTGTCGCACAACCCGAGGTACACGCTGTTGAACGATCAGATCCTCATGGCGCGCGGCGAGGACATCCAGCTGCAGATCGAGGGTGTGGAGCGTCTGGAGACGACGTCGACGAGCATTGTGCCGGAGGCGGCGTGCACGTCGGTGCAGCTCCATTTGCAGGTGACGCCGGACAATTTCGCGGCGGTGTGGAACGCGGCGCAGTCGGTGTCGGGGGTGCAGGTCGCGTTGGGGGCGAATTCGCCGTTCCTGTACGGCCGGGAGCTGTGGCGTGAGACGCGGCCGATTCTGTTCGAGCAGTCGTGTGATACGCGGCCGGAGGAGTTGATCGCGCAGGGGGTCCGTCCGTTGACGTGGTTCGGTGAGCGGTGGATCGGTTCGGTGACGGACTTGTTCGCGGAGAACGTCCGGTACTTCCCGTCGCTGCTGCCGATTTGCGATCCGGAGGATCCGGTGGCGGCGCTGGACCGCGGGGACATCCCGCATTTGCCGGAGTTGCGGCTGCACAACGGCACGATCTACCGGTGGAACCGGCCGGTGTACGACGTGGCGCGGGGCAAGCCGCATTTGCGGGTGGAGAACCGGGTGTTGCCGGCGGGGCCGACGGTCGACGACATTCTCGCGAATGCCGCCTTCTATTACGGGGTGGTGCGTTCGCTGGTGGAGGACGAGCGGCCGGTGTGGGAGCGGATGCCGTTCGCGGAGGCGGCGGACAATTTCCACACGGGTGCGCGGCACGGTGTCGAGGCGGAGTTGGCGTGGCCGGGGCTGGGGCGTGTTCCGGTGACGGAGCTGGTGTTGCGGGAGTTGCTGCCGCGCGCGTACGAGGGTTTGGAGGCGTGGGGGATCGACGCGCGGGAGCGGGACTACTACCTCGGCATCATCGAGGGGCGGTGTGTGCGGCGGACGAACGGTGCGGCGTGGCAGAGCGCGGTGTTCCGTCACTACCGCGATCGCCGGGGGCTGGACCGGCTCGGTGCGCTGCGGGCGATGACGTTGCGGTACGCGGAGTTGATGCGCGGCGGCGATCCGGTGCACATGTGGCCTGTTCCGTGA
- the gcvP gene encoding aminomethyl-transferring glycine dehydrogenase, which yields MESASPFSGRHIGPDADQQAKMLAHIGFGSLDELTDAAVPEAIRTLDRLDLPEAVGEAAVHGLLRSLAARNTVLRSMIGLGYHGTHTPPVIRRNVLENPAWYTAYTPYQPEISQGRLEALLNFQTMVCDLTGLQVAGASLLDEATAAAEAMTLARRAGRAKSNTFVVDAACLPQTVAVVRTRAEALGIDVVVADTGDGLPEGEFFGVLLQYPGADGHVRDLAPVIAAAHARGALTAVAADLLALTLLTSPGAMDADIAVGTTQRFGVPMGFGGPHAGYLAVREKFARSLPGRLVGVSVDADGDQAYRLALQTREQHIRREKATSNICTAQVLLAVMAGMYAVYHGPEGLTAIARRTHRYAAILAAGLRHDDIEVVHGRFFDTVLARVPGRADTVVAAARAEGVNVWRVDADHVSVTCDETTTRDDVAAVWRAFAPNGAFSCTGDVACGDDHVAELDAKTPDALPPELVRGDDFLTHPVFHAHRSETGMLRYLRGLADKDYALDRGMIPLGSCTMKLNATAEMEPVTWPEFADIHPFAPADQAAGHLALIRDLEDALARVTGYDAVSLQPNAGSQGELAGLLAVRAHHRANGAADRDVCLIPSSAHGTNAASAVMAGMRVVVVATGENGDVDLGDLRAKIDAHRDNLAVLMVTYPSTHGVFEEHIADVCALVHDAGGQVYVDGANLNALVGLARPGRFGADVSHLNLHKTFCIPHGGGGPGVGPVAVRAHLAPYLPNHPLQPAAGPETGVGPISAAPWGSAAILPISWAYIRLMGPDGLKRATQVAVLGANYIARRLAPHYPVLYTGPGGLVAHECVIDLRGITKATGVTVDDVAKRLIDYGFHAPTMSFPVPGTLMIEPTESENLAEIDRFCDAMTAIKAEIDRVVSGELPADDNPLRNAPHTAAMVVDSAWAHAYRPEEGAFPGGVHPAGKYWPPVRRIDGAYGDRNLVCSCPSPEAYEQ from the coding sequence CTGGAGTCCGCGTCGCCGTTCAGCGGCCGGCACATCGGGCCCGATGCCGACCAGCAGGCGAAGATGCTCGCGCATATCGGTTTCGGATCGCTCGACGAGCTGACGGACGCGGCGGTTCCCGAGGCCATCCGCACGCTCGACCGGCTCGACCTGCCCGAGGCCGTCGGCGAGGCGGCGGTGCACGGGCTGCTGCGCTCGCTCGCGGCCCGCAACACGGTGCTGCGGTCCATGATCGGGCTGGGCTACCACGGCACGCACACGCCGCCCGTGATCCGGCGCAACGTGCTGGAGAACCCGGCCTGGTACACGGCGTACACCCCCTATCAGCCGGAGATCTCGCAGGGCCGCCTGGAGGCGCTGCTCAACTTCCAGACCATGGTGTGCGACCTGACGGGGCTTCAGGTCGCGGGTGCGTCGCTGCTCGACGAGGCCACCGCCGCCGCCGAGGCGATGACCCTGGCCCGCCGCGCGGGCCGCGCCAAGAGCAACACCTTCGTCGTGGACGCCGCGTGCCTGCCGCAGACCGTCGCGGTCGTGCGCACGCGGGCCGAGGCGCTCGGCATCGACGTGGTCGTCGCCGACACCGGCGACGGCCTGCCGGAGGGCGAGTTCTTCGGCGTGCTGCTGCAGTACCCCGGCGCCGACGGGCACGTGCGCGACCTCGCGCCGGTGATCGCCGCCGCCCACGCACGCGGCGCGCTCACCGCCGTCGCCGCCGACCTGCTCGCCCTGACCCTCCTCACGTCGCCCGGCGCGATGGACGCCGACATCGCGGTCGGCACGACGCAGCGCTTCGGTGTCCCGATGGGCTTCGGCGGGCCGCACGCCGGCTACCTCGCGGTCCGCGAGAAGTTCGCCCGGTCGCTGCCCGGGCGCCTGGTCGGGGTGTCCGTCGACGCCGACGGAGACCAGGCGTACCGCCTCGCGCTGCAGACGCGCGAGCAGCACATCCGCCGCGAGAAGGCGACCAGCAACATCTGCACCGCGCAGGTCCTGCTCGCCGTCATGGCGGGGATGTACGCCGTGTACCACGGCCCGGAAGGCCTCACCGCGATCGCCCGGCGCACCCACCGGTACGCCGCGATCCTCGCCGCCGGGCTGCGCCACGACGACATCGAGGTCGTCCACGGGCGGTTCTTCGACACCGTGCTGGCCCGTGTCCCCGGCCGCGCCGACACCGTCGTGGCCGCCGCGCGCGCCGAGGGTGTGAACGTGTGGCGCGTCGACGCCGACCACGTCTCGGTGACCTGCGACGAGACCACCACCCGGGACGACGTCGCGGCCGTGTGGCGCGCGTTCGCGCCGAACGGCGCCTTCTCGTGTACCGGCGACGTCGCGTGCGGCGACGACCACGTCGCCGAACTCGACGCCAAGACCCCCGACGCGCTGCCGCCGGAACTTGTGCGCGGCGACGACTTCCTGACCCACCCGGTCTTCCACGCGCACCGCTCCGAGACCGGCATGCTCCGCTACCTGCGCGGCCTGGCGGACAAGGACTACGCGCTCGACCGGGGCATGATCCCGCTCGGCTCGTGCACGATGAAGCTCAACGCGACCGCCGAGATGGAGCCCGTCACCTGGCCGGAGTTCGCCGACATCCACCCCTTCGCGCCCGCCGACCAGGCGGCCGGGCACCTGGCGCTCATCCGCGACCTGGAGGACGCGCTCGCCCGCGTCACCGGCTACGACGCGGTGTCCCTCCAGCCCAACGCCGGCTCCCAGGGCGAACTCGCGGGCCTGCTGGCGGTACGCGCCCACCACCGCGCGAACGGTGCCGCCGACCGCGACGTGTGCCTGATCCCGTCGTCCGCCCACGGCACCAACGCGGCCAGCGCCGTGATGGCCGGGATGCGCGTGGTGGTCGTGGCCACCGGCGAGAACGGCGACGTCGACCTCGGCGACCTGCGCGCCAAGATCGACGCGCACCGCGACAACCTGGCCGTGCTGATGGTCACCTACCCGTCGACGCACGGCGTCTTCGAGGAGCACATCGCCGACGTCTGCGCCCTCGTGCACGACGCGGGCGGGCAGGTGTACGTCGACGGCGCCAACCTCAACGCGCTCGTCGGGCTCGCGCGGCCGGGCCGGTTCGGGGCGGACGTGTCCCACCTGAACCTGCACAAGACCTTCTGCATCCCGCACGGCGGCGGCGGTCCCGGCGTGGGGCCGGTCGCGGTCCGCGCGCACCTCGCGCCGTACCTGCCGAACCACCCGCTCCAGCCGGCCGCCGGTCCGGAGACGGGCGTCGGGCCGATCTCCGCGGCGCCGTGGGGCTCGGCGGCGATCCTGCCGATCTCGTGGGCGTACATCCGCCTCATGGGGCCCGACGGCCTCAAGCGCGCGACGCAGGTCGCGGTGCTCGGCGCGAACTACATCGCCCGGCGCCTCGCCCCGCACTACCCGGTGCTGTACACGGGCCCCGGCGGCCTGGTCGCCCACGAGTGCGTCATCGACCTGCGCGGTATCACCAAGGCGACCGGTGTCACGGTCGACGACGTGGCCAAGCGGCTGATCGACTACGGCTTCCACGCGCCGACGATGTCGTTCCCGGTTCCCGGGACGCTCATGATCGAGCCGACCGAGAGTGAGAACCTGGCCGAGATCGACCGGTTCTGCGATGCGATGACCGCGATCAAGGCCGAGATCGACCGCGTCGTCTCCGGGGAACTTCCGGCCGACGACAATCCGCTGCGCAACGCGCCGCACACCGCGGCGATGGTCGTCGACAGCGCGTGGGCGCACGCGTACCGGCCCGAGGAGGGCGCCTTCCCCGGCGGCGTGCACCCGGCCGGGAAGTACTGGCCGCCGGTCCGGCGCATCGACGGTGCGTACGGCGACCGGAACCTGGTGTGCTCGTGCCCGTCGCCGGAGGCCTACGAGCAGTAG